The DNA window TCTTAATACAGAAGCCCAGCTAATGGAATACAGGGATGTTCAAGACCATACTTTTTCAGCTGTGGTAGGTAGAAGAGTGACCAGAGTGCCTTCTAGCTGTCCTTCCTTGACTCATTTATTAAAAGTATACCATTTGTGTTCAAAAGTATTTGATAGTTCTCTAGGcctaatgttttcattatttgggAGACAatactttccttttcttctgaaaaaactGACTGactattttctctcttctccaggcgcTGGAATTCTTTGTGGCACTGAACTTGTCCTTTAGTGTATTTTGCCCAATGCAACTATTTGAAATGTTTCTACAAAAAAACTAAGTGCAACTGACTGTTTCTACAGACTTgaagaaatagttaaaaaaaccctcattccGTCACTGAGAGAACCGGTGGATACACTTGCAGTGATGTGTGAACACagataaaagtgaaaaagaattttttgcttgtggaaaactttttttttttctggcagagcTCTTTTAGCAGACTTGTAAGCACATGTTGGAGTACTTTACAAGTGTCCTTATTGCGATCAGTGAGCATCCCCAAAGAACTGAAACCTTACATTAAAACACGTAATAGGGAACAGAACGTAGGAAACATGCCAACTCAGCCTCTCTTGGCATACATGGATGGACCGGATGGAATAGCCAGTACCGTTGGTGCACAGATGGAGAATAATGATGCCTCAATGACAATAAAAGGAACAAACACAATTTCTTACAAAAGCTTGCAAGAAAAGTTTCTCATGCAAGCTGAGGGATGCATGCCTCTGGACTGCATGTTTTGTGACGAGACTTTTAAACATCCTGAAGAACTCGGTAAGCATGTTTTAACTCAGCATAGGCCCACTCTTTGTGAACCAGCTGTCCTGCGTGTTGAAGCAGAGTATCTTAGTCCTCTAGATAAATGTCAAGTAAGAACAAACCTGCCTTCACCAAACAATGAAAAGGACAGTGAAGAATTTAGTTGTGAAGTTTGTGGACAAACATTTGATGAGGCTTTTGACGTTGAGGCACACATGAAAAAGCATAAAGATTCTTTCATGTATTGGTGTAATGTATGTGGAAGAAGATTTAAAGAGCCGTGGTTCCTCAAAAATCACATGAGAACACATACTGGAAAGCCTGGTTCTAGAAACAAGCACCAACAAGGTTCTGAAAGCCCCATAACAATAAATGAGGTGGTGCAGGAGCATGTAACTGAAAATGTAACGTCACCTTACAAAATTTGTATGGTTTGTGGTTTCCTATTTCTCAATAAAGAGACTCTAATTGAGCACAGTAAAGTGCACACCAAAGAATCAGTACCCAGTGCTGAAAGCCCCCAAGTGACTGCTGAACCTAATGCAGAAGAAATGTCTCAAAGAGAGGAATTTTTGCGATTCTTGAACTTAAGACCAAACTTGGTTCCAGAAAATGACAAATCACAAAAACCTGTGAAATGGATAGCTGAACTAGATCCTTTCAACACATATCAAGCATGGCAGCTGGCTACCAAAGGTAAAGTTGCAGTTGGCCATGGCCAAATAAAAGAACCAGGGCAAGAAGGAAGTACAGACAATGATGATTCATCTTCTGATAAAGAAGAACTCGGTGAAATTTGGAATGCAAATAAAGGTAGCCATACTGAAACTACAGGGAAGTCAAAGGTAAATAAAAACAGCAGTTATACAGGGAATGGTAACTTATCCCAAGACAAATTGAAACATCCCAGTGGTGAAGTGCCTTCTATGGAGATGGATTCTAAATTGTCTCAGAACAAAGAGAAACCAACACACTGTTCAGAGTGTGGTAAAGCCTTCAGAACATACCACCAGCTAGTCCTTCATTCCAGAGTACATAAGAGAGACAGGCGGACTGATGGAGAGACTTCAGCTGCTTCGAGGACATATTGTGCTGATATGATGGCAAGTCTGGATGAAAATGGAGCAGGAGAACGAATAGAAGGAGGCTCTGAAGATGGATCTGAGGATGGGCTTCCAGAAACACTTAATTTAGGTGAGTAGCATTTTGAGCACGTAAGTTTGGAATTGCTGATACTGTATTGTTTAGGAACTCTTTAGAGCCAAAGAATGCATCTTGCCTTTCTCAGTTATCTTTTCAAAACTTCACCAGAGGTATGTAATGTAATGTTGtggtggaggaaggggaaaagagaaaaatggaaagaaaggttCTGACACCACCATTTTGAGACCTTTGAAGTTGTGGTATTGGGCCTTCTTGCAGTTATGATTTGGGTTACTGGaatcattgaaataattttaataacaatCAGTCTATGAAAAGTCACCGTTTACTTATACCACCCCTCACAGCCCCCATACCTGCAATTGCAAGATTCTTAGTTTGACTGGATGATTTGAGTGTTGCACATTCTTGTCCAGCACATGTTTTTACAAatagtatttctgaagaaatcattgcagtttccctcttttcctgcatcttgtgaaaaggacagaaaacGTCCGGTGCTATTGAGCAGCAGTTAAGATCCTGAGAAGTAAAGAATAACTCTGAACTTTTTCTATCAAACTGCAGGTTGTATGTTTCCTTCTGAACAGTATGTAACTTGAAAGCCTGAATGTCAGAACCAGCAATTTAAAATTAGTTGTGTTAAGGACACACACGCATGTGTATGTGGACATTGTGTATGTAAGAGTGGTATATGTTTAACTCCTCTTCCTTGAAGGGTTGCTGGCAGTTCTCTTTGACAGAGTAGATGGGCTCCAGGTTACCCGGGATTAATTCTGCATCTCACCGTGTCTTTAGAAAAACAAGTGATACTGAATGGTTCTTTAATTGAAAAAGATAGCAAGTCTGGGGACAAAAAGGAATAGCAAAAAGTCTGCTGGCTAATCTGCACTCTTGTGTGTGAAATGCTTTGAGTCTGCATTTAAAGAACAGCCACTTGCATAATCTTAAGAAAAGACACAACGTACAGAATGTCCTGGCACACGCAACTGACTTTTCCATTTCTGGTAATGTGCAGCCCTTTATTTTGCCTCCAGTAACAAAGGAATGGAATTATTACCTAATGTTaacttgcttgttttgtttctcGGTGTCTTATCCTAAACTACAACAGCTTTCATTGGGAGATGCTGAGTCATGCTTATTGAGACACTGTTTGTTATAAACAGCTATGTCTTGGCTTAGCCATAGTTTAGCCATACTTAGCATTGCCAGTATAGAAGCTTTCCAACGCATACGAACTTCAGAGAACCTTTTTAAGCTATCTATTATGTATCTAACATCTTAGTCAAGCAAAAcgtctccttccttctcttcccactgaagCTTTCTAGTCAGCTTTGACTTGGATATTTTACTGAAGTTGTCTTGATGTTTTTTCAGTTCAACCTGACAAAGAAATCATGTTGATTTGAACGGTGTGTTGTGTGTAAGCTTTCGCCCCTTTCTTGTTAGACATTATGCTGTACTTGCCGCCCTCCAGTGGTAACTACTGCTGCCTGCACTGGAGAGGAAGTTTTTAATCTGTGAATTTGTTCCTTGAATACatgtttcacagaacagcaacCCCTGTCACTTTCCTACTCCCATATTTGTCAAAGCTTAAGTATTAATGCTTGTACTGAAACAAGATTACTCATTAAATCGAAGGATGTTGTTATATGGGCATGACACTCCGTTGATTAGCACAGAAATAGTAATAACATTATTACAATTGATAAGAAAAtgcatcttcctccctgcctccttccccaaaacGCCTTCCTGTGTTTTGCCGTGGTGCATGGAGCAGGTTTACAGTCTGGATCATTACGCTCACTAATTCAAGCACTCCCTTTAGTAAAAGAATACAGTTTATAACCTATATGAATTTTTGAGATGAGCCATTCTCCATCAAGTTGCTGTAGGTCAGTAAAGATaactttttttacttctttgaGAACTAGTTTTGCATCTTGTTTGTTCTCTGTGGCTTCTTTGTTACAGTCGCTAACCGCAGTGTTACTTGATGCAGACAGAAACCTTTTTAACTCTTTTGCCCTTTGATTGCTAAGTGTGCAGCAGTACAAAACAAAAGATGCTGGTAGACTGTAGGAGTTGATAACAGTTTATCATTCtgtgtttttccttaaaagacaGTTAAGGTAGTTACTTCTAGTTTTAAATGAGACTCCAAGTTTGCATTTGCTCTTCATAATATAGCTATGTTTTCTCccaaagataaaaatgaagatgGTTTGGAAAGAACAAAAGTTAAAAACCTTGGAGCCTCCAGAGAATGCAGCTATTGTGGAAAGTACTTTCGCTCAAATTATTACCTCAATATTCATCTCAGAACCCATACAGGTAAATGGGCTTCACCTTtgtgggagggaaaggaagtCTGCTGAATCCAGTTGGATGGAATGTTTGGTTTTGCTCAAGAAAAACAAGTTGCCtttaaaagtattattattaAGAACAAAGTTctcaaatgctaaaaaaaatacaattccaaTTGAAATTTCTTAGAAGGAATTACTTGCATAAGTGTAAATCTTTTTGAATAGGGCTAATCACACTCCTACTGTTAAGaatacaatatattttaaaactttaattctttctgcttttagcAGCCTAGCACAAAGTTGGTGGGtgtcttttgctgtgtttttgttttgttttgaggtgggttgtttgttgtttgtttgttttttaaatagtccATTTCCCAAGTACTAAGCTGACTGTCTGCCACTTGCTGCTACCTGGGAAAAAGCTGtgtcttatttttcagttcaaCGTTTTGTTTTCCACAGCCAGGCAAACTCTTTCTACTTCTGTTAATGTATGTCCCTGTTCCTTTTGAAACAGTGCTATTTATAGATGAACTGTAACATTTGTGTTGTTGAATAGCATACTTGTGGTATGATCAAGGGCTACAAATTGTTGGAGTTGACCCACGGCTATGCTTCTTGCTTATCTCTGCCAAACATATTGTCAGCTACCATCTCTGTACATAGCCAACGTGTGGAAAATACCTTCTTGTAGCCAGAAGATGTCACTGTAGTtagtaaaagcagtaaaatgtaGTTTAAATGACGTAGATGAGTTTGAGAGTTATGAGTatgtggaaggggaaagaaaaatctattttaccGTTTTGCAACCTACATTAGTTAGTCCCTTGTCTTTAATTGTATTCAAGACTTCAAATCAAATTGTATCAAACTTATTTACTGATAAAACTGTGTTTCAGGTGAAAAACCATACAAATGTGAATTCTGTGAGTacgcagcagcacagaaaacttcACTGAGGTATCATTTAGAGAGGCATCACAAGGACAAGCAAGCTGATAGCACAGCAGACGTGAAAAGTGACAGCAAAGCTTCATTACAGAGTCAGGAGACGGAGCTCTTGCTGGCTGCTGATGGTGCTCAAGAAACCAAAAATTCGAAGAGGCTTTTTGATTGTGCCAaagatgctgggggctgcccaccTACCAAGCAGCAAAAGGAAGTTCTGTCCTTGAACAATGCAATAGGCAGCACAgtccttttgaaaatgaaaaacaattctaGGGAACTGAACAAAGGTTCCATTTGTAACaattcaaataaaatacatgagAATGTGTCCGCTTCTTACCTGGAAAAACTAAAGGCtgagaaggaaacaaaggaagcTCAGCCCAGTGTTCCtcataaaagagagagaggggcttCTGTGGCATCAGAGGGAGATGACGTCCAGTATGTTTGTGCTTTAAAGGATGGAAAAAATGTGAATGATGTGCGAGAGTGCACTGAAAACTACAAACACAAGCCTATGGTGGACTCTCAAGAAAAGCCCTTGAACTTATCTGTTGGGACTTCACAAGAATGTTCAGTGATTTCAACTAGAGGCCCACTAGCATCCAGCACCTGTCCATTTTGTACTTACAGAACATTTTACCCTGAAGTCCTAATGATGCACCAGAGGCTGATGCACAAATACAATCCTGACACCGTTAACAAAAATGGCTGTAGAAGCAAGGCTCTAGCTAAAGCCAGACGCACTGGGTGCCCTCCAGCTCTGCTTGGTAAAGATGTGCTTCCTCTgtcttttaattcaaaaaaaagTAAGGCTTCCCCATCTACACAGCAAAAACTGTTGCAAACAGGAAAAGCTAAACAAAGTCACCCTCCACAGAACAAAGCCCCTCTCTTTTCAGTGACTGACTCAAGCAGCACAGCCCCGAGTAACCTCAAGTTTCATAAACAGCAAAGTAATATTGGAGCTCAGGCAAATAACTATAGACAACCTCAGCAAGAAATGCACTCCAGTTCCAGTATCTCTCCAGTATTGGACAGAGTAAAAAGATCTGAATCTAAAGTAAAAGCTCTAAGTGTCCCAGTGTCTCAATCTGGTGTAGTAAGCAGCAGTATGAACGGGGCTCTCGATTCTCACCTAAATGAATCTGCCTGGTCTTGTCATCGAGGAAGAGACTATCTTTGTAGTAAGTCTGTGAGCAATGTAAATCTAGACTATGGTGAAACGTCTGCTAAACGAATGAAACCTAATCTGTTAGCTATTGAACATACTGACTCTCCAATGGCTAATTACAGAAGATATGAAATGAGCAGATCTCGTGTTGCAAACAGATATGCAAATCTGCTACCTCAGGAATGTTCTCGCACCAAACCTGCATCCTCTGTTTTGCCAACCAAACAAGGGCTTCTGAATTCAGATGATGTTGATCCTCCCAATGTATTGACTGTTCTCAAACCTTACGAGCCGTATAGCTCTGGATCGCTTTACGGTTCTTGTGGATCTAGCAATGGCCAAGTAACCAGCTCTACAGTAGAAGGTACTGTATCTCCTTCCTAGTTAAATGTCTTGCACCATTACAAAGGAAGgtgaatgaaatataaataagtgCATACCCGCCTTGAAACGGAGAAAATTAAGCTGTACTTAGCATTTCATCAAGTCCAGTGATGCTTGGATTTTGAATTAAAAACCCAAGTTCAGCAAACTCCTGGCTTGGGGAATTAGGCATGGAAGGTCTGAATTTTAAAGAGGGATTTAAAGTTCCTCAAgttccttcctcccccctgccatgggtctCTGATAGCCAACATGTATTGTTTGCTCATCAGAGCACTCCAGACGTTAACTAATACAGGATATGGAATGAGTCTTTCTGCTTAATACACAAGAAGTCTTGGAATATTGGAATATTCCATCTGGAATATTAATAAAACCTATtaccaaaaaatcccaaattgtCGTGGACAATTTTTCCCTTCAGTTGCAGAAAAGGATGTATTAAAAATCATAAAactattatttaaatattataacTGTGTTCTTCAATGGGTTTTTATAATGTTTAGTTTTTAGTAGGAACAGAATACTTTGTTAAATCAAGGCAACGTATTCCTGCTATTCTAATTATGGTGTCTCAAAGCAGTAATGCTTTTTGGAAAATTCTGGGCCTAGCAGAGATAAATGTTTTGTGATGTAGTTGGAAAACTTTGGTACTTTTATGAAATAcatgctttctgtgttttgttcttagTCAGCATTTTCAAAACTTAGCAGGAGGCCAAGATTAAAAGGTACGAGGTGATATTTAAGCAGTTGTCGGACTATTTGTAGACGATGGTATTTATGACTGAGCTGAGGTCAGTATGGACTTAGCTATAAATACAGGGCTCTGAATTTTGAAATGAAGACCctattataaaaatgaaatgtacGTGTGTTATGTAGTCTTAAAGTCTCTGCTAAATTCTTAGACTCTGAATATTCCCATTCTCTGGAAGCAGCAAGATTATTCTTCTGAAGTAGTCAGGGTTCATAACAAGCCGGGGTGTGTTACCTTAGGTCAGAGTGAACTGCAAAATACTAAATCTGCATTTAGTTATGTGGCAAAAAATGTATTCACTGTgttcttgtttttgtttgcttgttttaaagttGTGGGCATCATAAATATTCAGGCTTGCTAGTGGGTTATGGAAGGATGAAGGAAAGCGTTACAGTTCTGTTTCCAGTCTGGGTAGAGAGTGGATAAAGGAAAAGCCAGCATCACAGTTGACTCACTGAAGTGGTTGTGAAATGGAGTTAATTCTTAGTTTCATGAGGAGTGTTGTCTGTGTACCATGAATTGCTATGAGGAATGTAAAATGGGCACTAGGTTATGCATAGAATGCAGAGGGACAGGCAGAAGGACAAATATTATTGCTGTCTTTTGATTCTACTACTGATCCTAGTGATCTGAGAGAAGGAAATACATACAAGGTTTCTTCTGAGCACAGAAGTCATTCATGCAGTTGTGAAATTTACAGTGTTctgcaaggctttttttaaaattttttcttttaattaatggTTGATAGCAGCTAAGAGCTTCATGTGTGATCTCAACATTTGGTGGAGGATCTGACTGAAATTAAGGACTGTTAATTTGCATTGACCAAGGACTTGTGCTTCATGACACTACTATCTGTTGAGCAGACAGAACATTCATGATTTTGAGGGAATGCTCTAGATGTTGTataaaaatctatatattttaattagaaCAGGAAGGGGAAAGTTAAAGTCTTGCAGCTTTAACCAGCTAGACAAGAGAAGTCTGTACCCCCATGACTAGACCGTGGGCAGTGTCTTGCTCCTTTACAGCATTACTGTACATTGGGGGTAgggaaattcttttcttttgccgGTAGTCTTGGTGAGGTTAGCCTATTGAAATAGCAGTTGATGCAATACTATTTTTAAACGACAACTTCATTGGAATCCACCTTGTTCTTCTTTTGAAGAACACCTGTCTGCCAGAAAAATCTGTGGtaggctttttcttcctcttctttgctaCAAGCCTGGAGACAGTAGCCTGTAGTCAAGAACTTCATACTGTTTCTTGTTATTTAGAGCTCTCAAAAGTATGGCTGCAACTAATTTGATGGTATTGTTGTCATGGAAATAAAGATTTCATTGTTTGTTACACAGTGCTGTCTCAGGGcaagaaaagtaacttttttatGACTGTTACCTACATTGGAAAGACTTGTGAAACAAGACCCCCTCTGTGGGTTTTCATAGCAACTTCAATAAAAGCCCTGTGCAATAAAATGTAGGCTTTTAAGGCTAATTTCCTAGTTTTCTGCTCGGAAGTACCCAACCAAAACCTTGGTAGCTGTTTGAGAAGGTGGAGGGTAGCGGGCAGGCAAACTTCTCAGTATTAGGGATTTAATGTGGGTGGAGACAGTGAAGGTGAAAGTttctgcaaattcttttttttgtttaaaaagctgAAGTACAACTGCTTGTCTAAGAGTTGCAACTCCTCAGAGATGTATTTTGTAAGATATCATATGGAAAGTAGTGCAGGTATAGACCTGCAGGTTTCTGTAGTCTTTTTATCGAACTCTGGTGATAGTATAAAACATGATGTCAAAACCTTTTTTAAGGGTCCGTGTGCCTTGTGGCAACATTATTTAGGTCCTATGAACATGTTATGTCGCATGTTAAATGCTGGATCAAGTTGTCATGAGAATATGTTCCACTTGGCAAACTTGATTAAAGCATGATGCCTTCCGTTATTGCTTGTAAGCTCTGCCATTCTGTGTTGCCCTGAAGAGACAGAAACATTCTGAAACCACTCAGTTTGTGTTATTTTCAAATTAGTTGCCTTTGCAATGGCAACGTGCTATCAAGGATAACCTGTTGGCTGATTGATCTGGCAGAGGCTGCAAATTAAAGACAATCGCTCATGACACACTCCAATGGCTTCGTAGATTCTGTTGAAATATTAATTTAGCTttgccattttaatttaattaaagcttgctaggtttttttaatgctgcatttAAAGCTTTCATGGAATATGGATGGCAGTTGGGCTTTTTGTATCCTGTGGGAGTAATGATTCTTgacttttttccttgattttatgACGTGTTTTTGACTGCTTGCTTAAGCTAATAAGACTTAATATGGAACAGGCATTGATTTCACATATATAAATCAGAATTAATGGTCTCAGATAAACATGAAATTACCTGTACGCTAGACTGAAAATTGCTTAAAAAAGGTCTTCAAGTAAATGTGTATTAACACTCTTTTAAGTGTCACGATTGCCATATAATCTATGACGGCAATAATGTAGTATACCTGCTTTTCCTCTCCAATACTCATATtcaaaaattcaattttcaaacaaatatgGAAAGTGTAGGCATCATGCTGTAGAAGGTACTGCGGCACAAGTGAAGCCTGCTGTGTGATGAGTTAAGCAAAGATACTTCTTTCTTGCAAATAAAATGAGCAAAGTCTGGAGAGACGGACATCACACATATACAGCTTAGAACAAAGTTGTTAAAGTAATATTTGTCATTCCTCTGGTATTTGGTCTGGGTACTGAATTTATATGAAGTCTTTTAACAGGCCTAGGGATATCTTGTCTTGGCCTCTGCTCACGAGATGATTTGTGGTAGTATCTGTGGCATTCTGGGGTTCTGGATGCTGACGTAGACTTGCTCACAATTGACAGTCTGAACACTCCGATTAGCAGGAAATAAGTCTAACTCTTCTAAACTTATTTTTGTCAGGAAAGAGATCAGTGTCATACCAACACTTATCTAGCAGTGTGCTACAAAAGCGAAGTTACGAAAGTTTCATTGGTAACGCACACTTTCGACCAAGTGACAAGAAGAATTGATCGTTTACTTCAAGAAATGGTAAACAAACCTTTTGAACTAATTGTTACTTAAATGTTGCATCATGTACTCATAACATCAAAGGTTGCTGCATCCTATGATGGGAGGTTATGAAAGTCTGAACCAGAATAGCTGAAAATGCAAACTCCCCATCTCTTACGAAGTGAACCAGGTAGTGGTGTAGCAGCATTAGTTATTTTGAATAGCGGTAATGGCTTGCATAAAAAGTACATAGGTACtccttttctaaaagaaatggAAGGGCTAACAAGAGATAAATATATTAATTAGTTAAAATACCAGTGGGAAGTGTTCAACAAAAGGGCTTCCCCCTTCAGTCAGTACATGGGGGTGGGGATATGTTGTGCAGAGAAGTAGAGATGAGATGAGGTGCCTAGTATCACAGCTCATGGCTCCTATGAGAGGTTATGTTGGTTAGTCCTTCCTGAAAATGTAGACATTACTCATCTTGCAACTTCTGAACATTGTGAGGATTGCCTCAAACAACAAGACTCTTGGTGGATTATTTCATAGGGAAGTAAGGATTTCCTGCTAGTTCCTTGACAGTTTATCTTTGTGTACTGGCGAGGTTGTTCCATatagtttttcctttgtttgactGAGGGGTGGGTGCCTCTTAGGGAAACAGGTCAAGTGAAAAGAATTAGCCTGGTGTTCAGTTCTGTAGCTGTATCTCAGAACTTAACCCCACTGTGTTAGCAATATCCTTAGCTGCTAAGGAGATAAGTACTCTGTAAGACTATAAATAAATCTATCTGTATGCTTTTTTCAAACCCAGAGCTACAGATAATTTTCCTCATTCAAATTTAAGGAGATACGCCCTGAATGCTATAGCACCTGTACCAGCATGTACTATTTTATGGAAAGACTTTACATATCTGGGGACAAGAGCTATCTGATGTCTAgttgacagcttttaaaatactttgctttatTTCTAGATATTCT is part of the Chroicocephalus ridibundus chromosome 12, bChrRid1.1, whole genome shotgun sequence genome and encodes:
- the ZNF217 gene encoding zinc finger protein 217 produces the protein MPTQPLLAYMDGPDGIASTVGAQMENNDASMTIKGTNTISYKSLQEKFLMQAEGCMPLDCMFCDETFKHPEELGKHVLTQHRPTLCEPAVLRVEAEYLSPLDKCQVRTNLPSPNNEKDSEEFSCEVCGQTFDEAFDVEAHMKKHKDSFMYWCNVCGRRFKEPWFLKNHMRTHTGKPGSRNKHQQGSESPITINEVVQEHVTENVTSPYKICMVCGFLFLNKETLIEHSKVHTKESVPSAESPQVTAEPNAEEMSQREEFLRFLNLRPNLVPENDKSQKPVKWIAELDPFNTYQAWQLATKGKVAVGHGQIKEPGQEGSTDNDDSSSDKEELGEIWNANKGSHTETTGKSKVNKNSSYTGNGNLSQDKLKHPSGEVPSMEMDSKLSQNKEKPTHCSECGKAFRTYHQLVLHSRVHKRDRRTDGETSAASRTYCADMMASLDENGAGERIEGGSEDGSEDGLPETLNLDKNEDGLERTKVKNLGASRECSYCGKYFRSNYYLNIHLRTHTGEKPYKCEFCEYAAAQKTSLRYHLERHHKDKQADSTADVKSDSKASLQSQETELLLAADGAQETKNSKRLFDCAKDAGGCPPTKQQKEVLSLNNAIGSTVLLKMKNNSRELNKGSICNNSNKIHENVSASYLEKLKAEKETKEAQPSVPHKRERGASVASEGDDVQYVCALKDGKNVNDVRECTENYKHKPMVDSQEKPLNLSVGTSQECSVISTRGPLASSTCPFCTYRTFYPEVLMMHQRLMHKYNPDTVNKNGCRSKALAKARRTGCPPALLGKDVLPLSFNSKKSKASPSTQQKLLQTGKAKQSHPPQNKAPLFSVTDSSSTAPSNLKFHKQQSNIGAQANNYRQPQQEMHSSSSISPVLDRVKRSESKVKALSVPVSQSGVVSSSMNGALDSHLNESAWSCHRGRDYLCSKSVSNVNLDYGETSAKRMKPNLLAIEHTDSPMANYRRYEMSRSRVANRYANLLPQECSRTKPASSVLPTKQGLLNSDDVDPPNVLTVLKPYEPYSSGSLYGSCGSSNGQVTSSTVEGKRSVSYQHLSSSVLQKRSYESFIGNAHFRPSDKKN